A genomic segment from Glycine max cultivar Williams 82 chromosome 1, Glycine_max_v4.0, whole genome shotgun sequence encodes:
- the LOC100306644 gene encoding uncharacterized protein LOC100306644 precursor → MADGRGSTLVHLLVVVLCLVAFGFAVAAERRRSVGTMQKIEGTNETFCSYSSDVATGYGVGAFLFLLSGESLLMGVTKCMCFGRPLTPGGNRAWSIIYFLSSWVTFLVAESCLIAGATKNAYHTKYRGMIYAQNFSCEALRKGVFVAGAVFVVVTMILNVYYYMYFTKATTTPVSHKANRVSSTVGMAGYA, encoded by the exons ATGGCAGACGGAAGAGGGTCCACTCTCGTGCATCTCTTGGTCGTGGTTCTGTGCTTGGTCGCATTTGGGTTTGCCGTTGCCGCCGAGAGAAGAAGAAGCGTC GGAACCATGCAAAAAATAGAAGGAACAAATGAAACATTTTGTAGCTACAGTTCTGATGTTGCGACTGGTTATGGAGTGGGTGCTTTCCTGTTTCTTCTTTCAGGTGAATCACTGCTAATGGGAGTGACAAAGTGCATGTGCTTTGGGAGGCCCTTAACACCTGGGGGAAATCGAGCATGGTCCATTATATACTTTCTTTCTTCCTG GGTCACTTTTCTGGTAGCAGAATCATGCTTGATAGCAGGTGCAACCAAGAATGCCTATCACACCAAATACCGTGGAATGATTTATGCTCAGAACTTCTCATGTGAAGCCTTGCGGAAAGGTGTCTTCGTTGCTGGAGCAGTTTTCGTTGTTGTAACCATGATTCTTAACGTATACTATTACATGTACTTCACAAAGGCAACGACCACACCAGTTTCTCATAAGGCTAATCGGGTGAGCTCCACAGTTGGAATGGCTGGATATGCATGA